One window from the genome of Thermoanaerobaculia bacterium encodes:
- a CDS encoding DoxX family protein — MKLATDRFPAPAATVLVRLLVGGVFLSEGIQKFLFPAALGPGRFAKIGIPWPYLSAPFVGAVEIVCGALVVIGLATRLAVIPL, encoded by the coding sequence ATGAAGCTCGCAACTGATCGATTCCCCGCTCCCGCCGCGACGGTGCTCGTCCGTCTGCTCGTCGGCGGGGTTTTCCTCTCGGAAGGAATCCAGAAGTTCCTCTTCCCGGCGGCGCTCGGCCCCGGCCGCTTCGCGAAGATCGGGATTCCCTGGCCTTACCTCTCGGCTCCGTTCGTCGGCGCCGTCGAGATCGTCTGCGGAGCCCTCGTCGTCATCGGGCTCGCCACGCGGCTCGCCGTGATTCCGCT
- a CDS encoding hemerythrin domain-containing protein gives MDSSRRTLIRTSFAAGAALALPALGAARKNGIGKEKGEETEVTATEDLMREHGILRRILLVYREAAVRLRRDAGAIDAAALAEAAKLFRAFGEEYHEKLLEEAHIFPVVKRRGGRAAREADILITQHRRGREITDYVLSATRGGKLSAAAGAELATVFDALDRMYENHAAREDTIVFPAWKTAFTNKQLDEKGDEFEAIERKMFGHDGFEDAEKKISAIETTLGLADLAQFTAPPPPR, from the coding sequence ATGGATTCCTCCCGAAGGACGCTGATCAGGACCTCTTTCGCCGCGGGTGCGGCGCTCGCCCTGCCCGCGCTGGGGGCTGCCCGGAAGAACGGAATCGGCAAGGAGAAGGGGGAGGAGACGGAGGTCACCGCCACGGAGGACCTGATGCGCGAGCACGGCATCCTGCGGCGCATCCTGCTCGTCTACCGGGAGGCCGCCGTCCGGCTGCGGCGCGACGCGGGCGCGATCGACGCCGCGGCGCTCGCCGAGGCCGCGAAGCTCTTTCGCGCCTTCGGCGAGGAGTACCACGAAAAGCTCCTCGAGGAGGCGCACATCTTCCCGGTCGTGAAGCGCCGCGGCGGGCGGGCCGCGCGGGAGGCGGACATCCTGATCACCCAGCACCGGCGCGGTCGGGAGATCACCGACTACGTTCTTTCGGCCACGCGCGGCGGGAAACTGTCGGCCGCCGCGGGCGCCGAGCTCGCGACCGTGTTCGACGCGCTCGACCGCATGTACGAGAACCACGCGGCACGCGAGGACACCATCGTCTTTCCCGCCTGGAAGACCGCGTTCACGAACAAGCAGCTCGACGAGAAAGGCGACGAGTTCGAGGCGATCGAACGGAAGATGTTCGGGCACGACGGGTTCGAGGACGCGGAGAAGAAGATTTCGGCGATCGAGACGACGCTGGGGCTGGCGGATCTGGCGCAGTTCACGGCGCCCCCGCCGCCGAGGTGA